GTCGAGGCACCACTCGGCGGCGCCGGGGTTCCCGGCCGCCGTCGCGCGGAGGCCGTCGGGCCCCAGGACCCGGGAGACGGTCGCCGCCGAGTACCCGCGGTCGCGCAGGGCGGTGACGAGGTCGGCGAGGGCCGGGGCGGTGGGGTCCGGCACCGGTCCGGTGGGCGCGTGGTCTGGCACGGTGACTCCTCTGCGGGGACGGGGACCGCGGGTCCGGGTCTGGGTGGTCACCGGTCAGGGTAGCCGGTGACCGTACCGTCCCGGCCGGGTCACCGCGGTGAGGGGGTGTCGACGCCGTCCCCGCCGTCGTGGTCGTCGCCGGCGTTCCCGCCGTCGGTCCCGTCGCCGCTCCCGCCGTCGTCGCCGTCGGTCCCGTCGCCGCCCTCACCCTCGACGGCGGCGCGGCGGGCCGCGGCGAGCTGTTCGGCGGCGATCCGGGCACGGTTCTCCCGGACGAGCCCCGGCTTGTACACGCGCCGCTCCCGGGGGTCGCCGCCCTCGCCCTTCTCGTTCGCGAGCAGCACCGCGATCCACGGCAACGGCAGGGACACCGCCCCGATCGCCGCCGTCGCAGCGACGTTGTGGGTCAACCACAGGACCACCCCGGCCACGGCGAAGATCGGCAGGCGGGCGAGCTGGAGGGCGGCGTACACCCGGCGGCGGTGGTGCCAGTTCTCCAGCGGCGACCGGCGGGCGTCGGTGATGAGGGAGACCTGTCCCGTGCCTCGTCCCCGCCTGCCGGGTCTGCGCCGTCGTGACATGTGCACCACCGTAGTCCCCGGGGCCGGCGGCCCGGCAGGTCGGACGGGCCCCGCGCGGGCGCGGCCGTCCCCGCTGCGGTGCGCGGGTGGAAAAGCCCGGCCCTGAAGAGCATGATGGGTCCCTGTGAGTACCCCGAGCACGACAACGATCGAGCGGCCCGACGTCCGCGAGGACAAGGCCACCGACAGCGACAGCCCGAAGTTCTTCCACTACGTGAAGAAGGACAGCATCGTGGAGTCGGCCGTGATGGGGAAGATGGTCGTCGCCCTGTGCGGTGAGACCTTCCCGGTCACGAAGCAGGCGAAGCCCGGCTCGCCGGTGTGCCCGGACTGTGAACGGATCTACAAGGGGCTGCGGAAGCGGTGAGCCTCCGCGTCTGGCAGCGTGAGGCCCTGGAGAAATACGTCGAGGAGGCGCCGCGGGACTATCTCGCCGTCGCGACCCCGGGGGCCGGGAAGACGACGTTCGCCCTGACGGTCGCGCGGATGCTGCTCGACACGAACGTCGT
The sequence above is drawn from the Corynebacterium bovis DSM 20582 = CIP 54.80 genome and encodes:
- a CDS encoding DUF3099 domain-containing protein; translation: MSRRRRPGRRGRGTGQVSLITDARRSPLENWHHRRRVYAALQLARLPIFAVAGVVLWLTHNVAATAAIGAVSLPLPWIAVLLANEKGEGGDPRERRVYKPGLVRENRARIAAEQLAAARRAAVEGEGGDGTDGDDGGSGDGTDGGNAGDDHDGGDGVDTPSPR
- a CDS encoding DUF3039 domain-containing protein produces the protein MSTPSTTTIERPDVREDKATDSDSPKFFHYVKKDSIVESAVMGKMVVALCGETFPVTKQAKPGSPVCPDCERIYKGLRKR